A single genomic interval of Penicillium psychrofluorescens genome assembly, chromosome: 2 harbors:
- a CDS encoding uncharacterized protein (ID:PFLUO_003820-T1.cds;~source:funannotate): MAEPTEKDLESAAAQDANNAGNRHGSSGPDVAEVDYSVFTESQRRYIVFMASWAGFFSPVSSQIYFPALNTLAEDLHVTSSLINLTLTSYMIFQGLSPMFIGDFADNAGRRPAYVVCFTLYIAANIALALQSNYAALFVLRCLQSAGISTTIALSAGVVSDVATASQRGSYMGFVTAGSLLGPSIGPVIGGLLAQYLGWRAIFWFLAIFSGTFMIPFLIFFPETARGVVGDGSLPPQKWNMSLISYLKSRKAREEGITSDSSRKKLSFPNPFQTLSIVFQKDTSIILFSNAVLFAGFYDVSASIPAIYRDLYGLDDLQIGLCYIPFGVGATIASIGNGKFLDFNYRRIAKNLNFPMVKNRHTDLRNFPIEKARLEIAFPLLAIGSLSILVFGWFLNFGIHLAAPTTILFLMGMSLTGAFNTVSTLLVDLYPEQAAKATAANNFVRCLLGAGATALIDPMLNAMGRGWCYSFIAFVMLSTSPLLLLVIRHGPRWREERRVKLEARNGGSDTRANNE; the protein is encoded by the exons ATGGCCGAGCCTACGGAAAAGGACCTAGAGTCTGCCGCTGCTCAGGATGCCAATAATGCGGGGAATCGTCACGGAAGTAGTGGGCCCGACGTCGCTGAGGTCGACTACTCCGTCTTCACGGAGTCGCAGCGTCGATATATTGTCTTTATGGCCTCGTGggccggcttcttctcgccgGTTTCGTCGCAGATCTACTTCCCAGCCTTGAATACCTTGGCCGAGGATCTGCATGTCACAAGTTCATTAATCAACTTGACCCTTACAAGCTATATG ATCTTCCAAGGTCTATCGCCCATGTTCATTGGCGACTTCGCCGACAACGCAGGACGACGACCAGCGTACGTTGTATGCTTCACTCTCTACATTGCAGCCAACATTGCTCTTGCCCTACAGAGCAACTACGCAGCCCTCTTCGTGCTCAGGTGTCTTCAAAGCGCCGGGATCAGCACAACCATTGCCCTCTCCGCAGGCGTGGTATCCGACGTGGCCACCGCATCCCAGCGCGGCTCATATATGGGCTTCGTCACGGCGGGATCACTCCTCGGACCCTCCATTGGACCAGTGATCGGAGGCCTACTAGCGCAGTATCTGGGATGGAGAGCCATATTTTGGTTCCTCGCTATTTTCTCCGGAACGTTTATGATCCCGTTCCTGATTTTCTTCCCCGAGACCGCTCGCGGAGTCGTTGGGGATGGATCACTGCCTCCTCAAAAATGGAACATGTCCTTGATCAGCTATCTCAAGTCCCGCAAAGCTCGCGAGGAGGGTATCACCTCTGACTCGTCCAGGAAAAAACTATCCTTCCCCAATCCTTTCCAGACGCTGTCCATTGTCTTCCAGAAGGACACGAGCATTATCCTATTCAGCAACGCAGTGCTATTCGCTGGGTTTTACGACGTCAGCGCCTCCATACCAGCCATCTACCGCGATCTATACGGCCTAGACGACCTCCAAATCGGTCTCTGCTACATCCCCTTTGGGGTAGGCGCCACCATCGCTTCCATCGGCAACGGCAAGTTCCTAGATTTCAACTACAGACGCATCGCCAAGAATTTAAACTTCCCAATGGTCAAGAACCGACACACCGACCTCCGGAACTTCCCTATCGAAAAAGCGCGGCTGGAGATCGCCTTCCCGCTCTTGGCGATCGGAAGCCTGAGCATCCTGGTTTTCGGCTGGTTCTTGAATTTCGGAATCCATCTCGCCGCGCCGACAACCATCCTGTTCCTCATGGGCATGTCCCTGACCGGGGCGTTCAATACCGTCAGCACGCTGTTGGTCGACCTCTACCCGGAGCAGGCGGCCAAAGCTACCGCCGCTAACAACTTTGTGCGCTGTTTGCTGGGCGCGGGAGCTACGGCCTTGATCGATCCCATGCTCAATGCTATGGGCAGGGGCTGGTGCTATTCTTTTATTGCATTTGTCATGTTGAGCACGTCGCCGCTCCTGTTGTTAGTGATTCGGCATGGACCGAGATGGCGTGAGGAGCGGAGGGTGAAGCTGGAGGCTCGGAATGGTGGGAGCGATACGCGGGCTAATAATGAGTAG